The Methanolacinia petrolearia DSM 11571 genome has a segment encoding these proteins:
- the smc gene encoding chromosome segregation protein SMC gives MYITELEIDNFKSFAKKTKIPFYEGFTVISGPNGSGKSNIIDSILFCLALSSARGLRAEKLTDLINLNSGKNTAEVSITFSDGTKVRRKIKRTPHGYYSYNYLDDRGCKQGDIVDLLSRHGIKSEGYNVVMQGDITRITEMSDVERRKIIDEIAGVAEFDKKRDQALSELEIVRERIEREELLLAELERRLKDLEKERAQAVKYREWSEKLEYFRSCHSFAKLKEKKNELGAIRELILSQKEEIEKINSKKVTEEEKIEELRKNVLELEKEINEKSGKEYLELLSEIESAKGRISVSEQTIVRLQQSIESNKETVQRVFMDKKRAESRVQECSDSLRSMSIDRSNLSMEVSGLRADLEDVQAKLQKESSALEGAKEKLFELMDGLEKKKGERSEFLNQQDVLIEKSRMRTDEKERLSSRIALIDQEFADKSSLCVEYRSELKKLEDQKKTIDAGLSKAEVELFENRSALEKIRNEIRGLERDLMRLEAQQQASGGPGGNALDAVLGMDGVIGTVAQLGKAPAEYAAALDIAAGGRLRNVVVENDAVAADAIRFLKERRLGRMTFLPLNKLRAPESYPSLDKNVINYAVNLLDYDSRYDVVFRHVFGTTVVVDKMDTARKMIGRYRMVTLDGDLVEKAGAMTGGSQQKRISGFGVAADEEIKKLVGAISGLRVQEADLASAVERFTAEVDESRAKRSTFDEQMSRFRMLSEEYGRMIENLEDEKNGVLRRQEEIQGEVSGAGEKLAEIEGLVENISNEIQQIQDEYNQLRKRHDDTDLPALTESYEQLKKRYEEADRRLRNKDSDISDLQRERQHFQKRVEELDLDREKLETGISSFEEEISSCRQAIEENKEIIEDLEDKRMNFSEELNALHEKRDDLNEKILGVEKIVITFEAEVERKDLQIHSLGEKEKEVLQNIDELSEAAGDFETDLSLKEIEEGLDESESALRKIGAVNMLAIEEYDRVAGRVEERSSKKAVLSNERTKIIERIEHYEKLKFDSFMEAYSAIDTNFRKIFARLTEGSGNLVLENEDDPFSGGMTFAVQPRGKKVHLLSALSGGEKSLTTLAFIFSIQQYMPAPFYALDEVDMMLDGSNVERVSKMIGELSANAQTICVSLRKPTVERADRIIGVTIRPDKSTYVTGVKNNG, from the coding sequence TTGTATATTACCGAACTGGAGATTGATAATTTCAAGTCTTTTGCAAAAAAGACTAAAATACCTTTTTATGAAGGTTTCACTGTCATTTCCGGGCCAAATGGTTCCGGGAAGAGCAACATTATAGACAGTATTCTCTTTTGTCTTGCACTCTCAAGTGCCCGCGGTCTCAGGGCCGAAAAACTTACCGATTTAATCAACTTAAATTCCGGGAAAAATACTGCGGAGGTTTCAATAACTTTTTCAGACGGAACCAAGGTCCGCAGAAAGATAAAGAGAACTCCCCACGGTTATTACAGCTATAATTATCTCGACGATCGGGGCTGTAAACAGGGCGATATAGTCGATCTTCTCTCGAGGCACGGTATAAAATCCGAGGGTTATAATGTCGTAATGCAGGGCGACATAACACGGATTACGGAGATGAGCGACGTTGAAAGGCGGAAGATCATAGACGAGATCGCCGGTGTTGCCGAATTCGACAAAAAAAGAGACCAGGCCTTATCCGAGCTTGAGATTGTCAGGGAGAGGATCGAGAGAGAAGAACTTCTCCTCGCAGAACTCGAGAGAAGGCTTAAGGATCTTGAAAAAGAGAGAGCACAGGCTGTAAAATATCGCGAATGGAGTGAAAAACTAGAATATTTCCGTTCCTGCCACTCATTTGCAAAACTTAAAGAGAAGAAGAACGAGCTTGGTGCGATCAGGGAGTTGATCCTCTCGCAGAAAGAGGAGATAGAGAAGATCAACTCCAAAAAAGTTACCGAAGAGGAGAAGATCGAAGAGCTTCGCAAAAATGTGCTGGAGCTCGAGAAGGAGATCAACGAGAAGAGCGGGAAGGAGTATCTCGAGCTCCTCTCCGAGATCGAGTCCGCAAAAGGGCGGATATCGGTGTCAGAGCAGACGATCGTCCGCCTTCAGCAGAGTATAGAATCCAATAAAGAGACCGTCCAGCGTGTCTTTATGGACAAAAAGAGGGCCGAGTCAAGGGTGCAGGAATGTTCCGACAGCCTGCGGAGCATGTCCATAGACCGGTCGAATCTCTCGATGGAGGTCTCGGGCCTCAGGGCCGATCTCGAGGATGTCCAGGCAAAACTCCAGAAGGAGAGCAGTGCGCTGGAAGGGGCGAAGGAGAAGCTCTTCGAGCTGATGGACGGCCTTGAGAAGAAGAAAGGCGAGAGATCGGAATTTCTCAACCAGCAGGATGTCCTCATCGAAAAGAGCAGGATGCGTACGGATGAAAAGGAGCGCCTTTCTTCAAGAATTGCCCTGATCGACCAGGAGTTTGCCGACAAGTCCTCGCTTTGCGTGGAGTACAGGTCTGAGCTGAAGAAACTGGAGGACCAGAAGAAAACCATCGATGCCGGCCTGTCCAAAGCAGAGGTTGAACTGTTTGAAAACCGCAGCGCCCTGGAAAAAATACGCAACGAGATCCGGGGGCTTGAAAGGGATCTCATGCGGCTTGAGGCCCAGCAGCAGGCGTCGGGAGGCCCCGGAGGAAATGCCCTCGATGCTGTCCTTGGGATGGATGGGGTTATAGGGACAGTCGCCCAGCTTGGAAAGGCGCCCGCCGAATATGCTGCCGCTCTCGACATAGCTGCAGGCGGGAGACTGCGGAATGTAGTTGTGGAAAATGACGCCGTTGCCGCGGATGCGATTCGCTTTTTGAAAGAAAGACGTCTCGGCAGAATGACGTTCCTTCCATTAAACAAGCTCCGGGCGCCGGAGAGCTATCCTTCTCTTGACAAGAATGTCATCAACTATGCAGTGAATCTCCTGGATTATGATTCCCGGTATGATGTTGTCTTCCGCCATGTCTTCGGCACTACGGTTGTCGTTGATAAGATGGACACTGCAAGGAAGATGATCGGAAGATACCGGATGGTCACCCTCGACGGAGATCTTGTCGAGAAGGCCGGCGCGATGACGGGCGGTTCTCAGCAGAAGAGGATCTCCGGGTTCGGGGTTGCTGCCGACGAGGAGATCAAAAAGCTGGTCGGCGCTATATCCGGGCTTCGTGTCCAGGAGGCCGATCTCGCATCCGCGGTTGAGAGATTCACTGCCGAAGTGGATGAAAGCCGTGCGAAGAGATCAACTTTCGACGAACAAATGTCCCGCTTCAGGATGCTCAGTGAAGAGTACGGGAGGATGATCGAGAACCTGGAGGACGAGAAGAACGGGGTCCTGAGGCGCCAGGAGGAGATCCAGGGCGAGGTCAGCGGTGCGGGAGAGAAGCTTGCCGAGATAGAGGGCCTGGTCGAGAATATCTCGAACGAGATCCAGCAGATCCAGGACGAATACAATCAGCTGAGAAAGAGGCACGACGATACGGATCTCCCTGCACTCACTGAAAGCTACGAGCAGCTGAAAAAGAGATATGAGGAGGCCGACAGGCGTCTGCGGAATAAGGACTCCGATATCTCCGATCTGCAGAGGGAGAGGCAGCATTTCCAGAAACGCGTGGAGGAGCTGGATCTCGACAGGGAAAAGCTCGAGACCGGAATCAGTTCGTTCGAGGAGGAGATCTCTTCATGCAGGCAGGCTATAGAGGAGAACAAGGAGATTATCGAGGATCTCGAAGACAAGAGGATGAACTTTTCCGAGGAACTCAACGCCCTGCACGAGAAGAGAGACGACCTCAACGAGAAGATCCTCGGGGTCGAGAAGATCGTCATTACGTTCGAGGCGGAGGTGGAGAGAAAGGATCTCCAGATCCACTCCCTGGGCGAGAAGGAGAAAGAGGTTCTGCAGAATATTGACGAACTCTCCGAAGCTGCAGGCGATTTTGAAACGGATCTCTCCTTAAAGGAGATCGAAGAAGGTCTGGATGAGTCGGAATCTGCCCTTAGGAAGATCGGGGCCGTCAACATGCTTGCCATTGAAGAGTACGATCGTGTTGCCGGAAGGGTTGAGGAGAGGTCTTCCAAGAAGGCCGTTCTCTCGAACGAAAGGACCAAGATCATAGAACGTATCGAGCATTACGAGAAACTGAAGTTTGATTCGTTTATGGAGGCCTACAGTGCAATCGATACGAACTTCAGGAAAATATTTGCACGGCTTACCGAAGGTTCCGGCAATCTCGTCCTTGAAAATGAAGACGATCCGTTCTCCGGCGGAATGACGTTCGCGGTTCAGCCGAGGGGTAAGAAGGTCCACCTGCTTTCGGCACTATCCGGCGGAGAAAAATCCCTTACAACTCTCGCGTTTATCTTTTCGATACAGCAGTATATGCCCGCACCTTTCTATGCGCTTGATGAGGTCGATATGATGCTTGACGGCTCGAATGTCGAGCGTGTGTCGAAGATGATCGGCGAGCTCTCTGCAAACGCCCAGACGATATGCGTTTCGCTCAGGAAACCGACTGTCGAGCGGGCCGACAGGATTATAGGGGTTACAATCCGGCCGGACAAGTCAACATACGTCACCGGTGTAAAGAATAATGGATGA